A genomic window from Oceanobacillus timonensis includes:
- a CDS encoding GntR family transcriptional regulator yields the protein MSLDYTNSIPLHVQLKQKIEQKIYDGHYIDKIPSERELMDEYYVSRSTVRQAIEYLVREGILVRKAGKGTFIAIRTINDWLGSLHSTSENIEKMGMSPGAKLITSEVLELFGRLKDITGLDKAHHFKRIRYANDIPMGVERHYYPVELGRKLSQFNLDQEAFYELLERELDVKTFQAEQEIRAGTATRHDSELLHITEGASIMIAERIITDRNGDFVEFERAHYRADMYSFKITLSRHSR from the coding sequence ATGAGCTTAGACTATACAAACTCTATCCCGCTTCACGTTCAGTTAAAACAAAAAATAGAGCAGAAGATATATGATGGACATTATATCGATAAGATCCCCAGTGAAAGAGAATTGATGGACGAATATTATGTCAGCAGAAGCACTGTAAGACAAGCAATCGAATATCTTGTCCGTGAAGGTATTTTGGTGCGAAAAGCAGGAAAAGGAACCTTTATTGCGATCAGAACAATTAATGATTGGCTTGGCAGCCTTCACAGCACATCAGAAAATATTGAGAAAATGGGGATGTCGCCAGGTGCAAAATTAATTACCTCTGAAGTGTTGGAGCTGTTTGGCAGATTAAAAGATATTACCGGCCTGGACAAAGCACATCACTTTAAACGAATCCGATATGCCAATGACATTCCCATGGGTGTGGAAAGACACTACTATCCAGTTGAATTAGGCAGAAAGCTGTCCCAATTTAATTTAGATCAAGAAGCTTTCTATGAACTGCTGGAACGTGAATTAGACGTAAAGACCTTTCAAGCAGAGCAGGAAATCAGAGCCGGCACGGCAACCAGACATGATTCCGAGTTGCTGCATATTACGGAAGGGGCAAGTATCATGATTGCAGAAAGAATCATTACAGATAGGAACGGAGACTTTGTCGAATTTGAGAGAGCGCATTACCGGGCGGATATGTATTCCTTTAAAATAACCTTGTCGAGACATAGCAGGTGA
- a CDS encoding TRAP transporter large permease subunit, which yields MGILALVIFVVILILWSVKLKRNLGEAALIGFLAILLLGGTEAVNLFVQGITFASTFSVLYAAIAFVFMAYVIDKLGIVDKLLGILNSLVGRLPGAPAFMDAIGSSVLGTLSGGNSGNTAATGSITGPWMIKNKWNREIAAAVMVGNGGMASVLPPTTSMFIVLGFAPVASAISVGEYYIALLIAGAYQFIHRSVMIAFFVKKQNIKAFPSETLEPLSTSLKKGWTSIFIYLGAIIPLILTIGPLANSLINNPSIGEEAIDSIDIVVWIPTLMIAIAFLLGRKALPNSNKEMIEFIQKSIPRFTVIGALIFFAVAASEVLTELGLSENIAQLINTLNSPAWLTLLLLGIGITIIAGPLTSTGTLTAVGLVSYEILVASGFSPLIAAVAVITFASTSAQMPPASGSIYIASGIVGAKPEKTFGMLIFYYAIPVIIIGWLIGMGILPIWGG from the coding sequence ATGGGGATATTAGCATTAGTGATATTTGTAGTCATACTTATATTATGGAGTGTTAAATTAAAGAGAAATTTAGGGGAAGCTGCTTTAATAGGGTTTTTGGCAATACTATTACTAGGCGGCACCGAAGCAGTTAATTTATTTGTACAGGGAATTACATTTGCGTCGACTTTTTCAGTATTATATGCTGCCATTGCATTTGTATTTATGGCCTACGTAATAGACAAATTAGGAATTGTAGATAAACTACTTGGTATATTGAATTCACTTGTAGGGAGACTACCAGGTGCGCCTGCCTTTATGGATGCTATTGGTTCATCAGTTCTAGGTACTCTGTCAGGAGGAAATTCAGGGAACACTGCTGCAACGGGATCAATTACTGGACCATGGATGATTAAAAACAAATGGAACAGAGAAATAGCGGCTGCAGTTATGGTTGGTAACGGTGGGATGGCTTCTGTCTTACCTCCTACTACATCGATGTTTATTGTTTTAGGTTTTGCTCCGGTTGCATCAGCTATTTCCGTTGGAGAATATTATATAGCACTCCTTATAGCAGGTGCATATCAATTTATTCATAGAAGTGTTATGATAGCATTCTTTGTCAAAAAACAAAATATAAAAGCTTTTCCTTCTGAAACACTGGAGCCTTTAAGTACTTCTTTAAAAAAAGGCTGGACTTCAATATTTATCTATCTAGGTGCGATTATTCCATTAATACTTACGATTGGTCCTTTAGCAAACAGCTTAATTAACAATCCTTCTATAGGAGAAGAGGCGATTGATAGTATTGATATTGTGGTTTGGATACCAACCTTAATGATTGCTATCGCTTTTTTATTAGGAAGGAAAGCGCTTCCGAATTCTAATAAAGAAATGATAGAATTTATACAAAAATCAATACCGCGCTTTACAGTAATTGGTGCGCTTATTTTCTTTGCCGTAGCAGCAAGTGAAGTTTTAACCGAACTCGGACTCTCGGAAAACATCGCCCAACTAATTAATACCTTAAATTCTCCAGCATGGTTAACATTATTACTATTAGGTATAGGTATTACGATTATAGCAGGACCTTTAACGTCGACAGGCACTTTGACAGCTGTAGGTTTAGTTTCATATGAGATATTAGTTGCAAGCGGATTTTCACCTTTAATTGCTGCAGTTGCAGTTATTACATTTGCTTCAACATCAGCGCAAATGCCGCCTGCTTCAGGATCAATCTACATTGCATCAGGTATAGTTGGTGCGAAACCTGAAAAAACATTTGGTATGTTAATTTTTTATTATGCTATTCCTGTCATCATAATAGGTTGGTTAATAGGAATGGGAATTCTACCAATTTGGGGAGGGTAA
- a CDS encoding NAD(P)-dependent oxidoreductase has protein sequence MNIGFIGYGEVGREITKSISEYNVDTIYAFDPLFHGSESKNISEVTTLSFINTPKELVKKSIDILFVAVPANNAVEVWNSIIDSLDSSTLYIDLTTASAEEKKTIADKLDKKGLNLIDAAIMGALKVYGHKVPMLVSGVNGHEFVNWGKKFDMNLTCISEKVGDATNFKFIRSIFTKGLSTLLYEVMETAEKLELEDEILDSITSTMDRDPFEEIVDRYIKSNVPHSKRREKEMENVIEFMKRNGVEPYMTNGTKSKLEYITQAKLDEKLKFEEELNWKKVIHALNS, from the coding sequence TTGAATATAGGATTTATTGGATACGGTGAAGTCGGTCGTGAAATTACGAAAAGTATCAGTGAATATAACGTGGATACTATTTATGCTTTTGACCCTTTATTTCATGGATCAGAATCAAAGAATATTTCAGAAGTTACAACGTTAAGCTTTATTAATACGCCTAAAGAGTTAGTCAAGAAATCTATTGATATTTTATTTGTGGCAGTTCCAGCTAACAATGCAGTAGAAGTCTGGAATTCTATCATAGATTCTTTAGACTCATCTACTTTATATATTGACCTGACAACAGCGAGTGCCGAAGAAAAAAAGACGATAGCTGATAAGCTCGATAAAAAAGGATTAAATTTAATTGATGCAGCTATTATGGGCGCTTTAAAAGTATACGGACATAAAGTACCTATGTTAGTTAGCGGAGTAAATGGGCACGAATTTGTTAATTGGGGGAAAAAATTCGATATGAATTTAACCTGTATTAGCGAAAAAGTAGGAGATGCAACAAACTTTAAATTTATTCGCAGTATTTTTACGAAAGGTCTCTCCACATTATTGTATGAAGTAATGGAGACAGCTGAAAAACTGGAACTGGAAGACGAAATACTTGATTCCATTACTTCAACAATGGACAGAGACCCATTTGAAGAAATCGTAGATAGATATATAAAAAGTAATGTACCACATTCTAAACGAAGAGAAAAAGAAATGGAAAATGTAATAGAATTTATGAAGAGGAATGGCGTGGAACCTTATATGACAAATGGTACAAAATCGAAACTTGAATATATTACACAAGCAAAATTAGATGAAAAATTAAAGTTTGAAGAAGAATTAAATTGGAAGAAAGTTATCCATGCATTAAATAGTTAA
- a CDS encoding RraA family protein, whose amino-acid sequence MSKQYNEKETILTKLKKLSSTLLADSMNYENVMDYHIKPVNYKEPLAGQVRTVYVYPGDNLYLHYAIYESNPGDILVVDCKGSTYAACLGNLMAAAAEKMGIKGIIVDGLVRDKQDLSNMDIQIYSKGFVPTGPRKNGPGSFDDTISCGGIQVHSGDFVIADEDGVVIIPREKIEGSIISAEKKLAYENKRLQKIMEFNLNDQHNDTSALEPSWLRDAIKNNSQ is encoded by the coding sequence ATGTCTAAACAGTATAATGAGAAAGAAACTATACTTACTAAATTGAAAAAATTAAGTTCTACATTACTTGCTGACAGCATGAATTACGAGAATGTAATGGATTATCATATCAAGCCTGTAAATTATAAAGAACCGCTGGCTGGTCAAGTAAGAACAGTTTACGTTTATCCAGGAGATAATTTATATTTACACTATGCAATTTATGAGTCTAATCCCGGCGATATACTGGTCGTGGATTGTAAGGGCTCTACTTATGCAGCATGTCTAGGTAATTTAATGGCTGCAGCCGCTGAAAAAATGGGGATAAAAGGAATAATTGTTGATGGACTAGTTAGAGATAAACAGGATTTATCGAATATGGATATACAAATATATTCTAAAGGATTTGTGCCGACTGGCCCGCGTAAAAATGGACCTGGATCCTTCGATGACACAATCAGCTGCGGGGGCATCCAAGTTCATTCAGGTGATTTTGTAATAGCTGATGAAGATGGTGTTGTCATTATTCCTCGCGAAAAAATAGAAGGATCCATAATATCAGCTGAAAAAAAGCTGGCGTATGAAAACAAACGATTACAAAAGATTATGGAGTTTAATTTAAACGATCAACATAACGATACTTCTGCGCTGGAGCCTTCTTGGTTAAGAGACGCAATAAAAAATAATAGTCAATAG
- a CDS encoding SIS domain-containing protein translates to MMENVINKLKNNIVNLTNSERKVADYIIKNSSEVSFDTINQLAKKIGTSTTTIMRFTSKLGYVGYSEFQHDLQDNLRDKASPHARLESNLKNVEEGELWTQTIDYYINQLRTLSSQVDKALLDDIVQLITQSRHVYCTCVRSGLPVGQFLTQNVNRIKGNCRLMVADTSDWVDEVVSMDADDLLIAISFPRYAKRINDFIKTAKARGVKIVTITDNYSSPIVDYADVVITCDANSLAFHNSPIAAAVAVDYIINALAIQASNRDSDRLDKVDEILKSIHYHAKD, encoded by the coding sequence ATGATGGAAAATGTTATAAATAAATTAAAGAACAATATTGTAAACCTCACGAACTCTGAAAGAAAAGTAGCTGACTACATTATTAAAAATTCATCAGAAGTTTCTTTTGATACAATCAACCAATTAGCCAAAAAGATTGGAACGAGTACAACTACAATAATGAGATTCACGAGTAAATTGGGATATGTGGGATATTCAGAATTTCAACATGATTTGCAAGACAATTTAAGAGACAAGGCATCTCCTCACGCCAGATTAGAATCTAATCTAAAAAATGTAGAAGAAGGAGAACTCTGGACACAAACAATTGATTATTATATTAATCAGTTAAGAACGCTTAGCAGCCAAGTAGATAAGGCCTTATTGGATGATATTGTTCAATTGATAACGCAATCCAGACATGTCTATTGTACCTGCGTGCGCAGCGGGCTTCCTGTCGGCCAGTTTTTAACTCAGAACGTAAATCGAATTAAGGGAAATTGCAGGCTTATGGTAGCAGATACGTCAGATTGGGTAGATGAAGTGGTTTCCATGGACGCAGATGATTTACTTATCGCCATAAGTTTTCCAAGATACGCAAAACGGATTAATGATTTTATAAAAACAGCTAAAGCAAGAGGTGTTAAAATAGTTACCATTACAGATAATTATTCTTCTCCAATTGTTGACTATGCTGATGTAGTCATAACATGTGATGCAAATAGTTTAGCATTTCATAATTCACCGATTGCAGCAGCTGTAGCTGTAGACTACATCATAAACGCATTAGCTATTCAAGCATCTAATAGAGATTCAGATCGCTTAGATAAAGTCGACGAAATTCTTAAAAGTATCCATTACCATGCTAAGGATTAG
- a CDS encoding DUF2243 domain-containing protein, with protein MRKVLTQEHFTYSGRNFLSGFLFGLGMVAFIDEVVFHQLLGWHHFYDRSTSEIGLISDGLFHAFSWFATVAALFMLADLKRRGAWWKKRWLGSVLLGVGLFNLYDGLVQHKLLQLHQIRYGVDILPYDLTWNIIAAVIVIVGGIVLYQTQKHMKLRRGEPG; from the coding sequence ATGAGAAAAGTACTGACGCAAGAGCACTTTACCTATTCTGGCCGAAACTTTTTGTCTGGGTTTTTGTTTGGACTTGGAATGGTTGCTTTTATCGATGAGGTAGTATTTCATCAGTTGCTTGGCTGGCATCATTTTTATGATCGTTCTACTAGCGAGATTGGTTTGATTTCAGATGGGCTCTTTCATGCATTCAGCTGGTTTGCAACAGTCGCAGCTCTTTTTATGCTGGCAGATTTAAAACGTCGCGGAGCATGGTGGAAGAAGCGCTGGTTAGGAAGTGTGCTGCTGGGTGTCGGTTTATTTAATCTGTATGACGGACTTGTTCAGCATAAATTATTACAGCTTCACCAAATCCGCTATGGCGTGGATATTCTTCCTTATGACTTAACATGGAATATCATTGCTGCCGTGATTGTGATTGTTGGAGGAATTGTGCTTTATCAGACGCAGAAACATATGAAGCTGCGAAGGGGTGAACCCGGATGA
- a CDS encoding cytochrome c oxidase assembly protein: MIGTHHMEMQHGVHSSGLLMPFLLSAPFLIGILLYCTALLLSKRQHRNWPKYRTFLWIAGSVLCIISVVDPVMTAAHHYFPMHMFGHLLLGMLGPLMMVLASPITLILRALPAVHARKVSGVLRSRLFHFLSNPIVPAILNIGGLWLLYTTNLYSMMVSVMWVHVLVHLHVFLAGYFFAATLIYIDPIPHRYSYLYRSLILIAALAGHKILSKVIYAYPPEGVPRAEAETGGMLMYYGGDAVDILIIIILCYQWYQSKKEKKISYPVPG, encoded by the coding sequence ATGATAGGCACTCATCATATGGAGATGCAGCATGGGGTTCATTCAAGTGGATTGCTTATGCCATTTTTATTAAGCGCACCTTTTTTGATTGGCATCTTGTTATATTGCACAGCACTCCTTTTGTCCAAAAGGCAACACAGAAATTGGCCCAAATACCGCACGTTCTTATGGATAGCAGGTAGTGTTCTATGCATCATCAGTGTTGTAGATCCTGTTATGACTGCTGCCCATCATTATTTTCCAATGCATATGTTTGGTCATTTACTTTTAGGGATGCTTGGTCCGTTAATGATGGTACTTGCTTCGCCGATAACCCTGATATTACGGGCTTTGCCGGCAGTTCATGCCCGAAAAGTATCTGGTGTTTTAAGAAGCCGGCTCTTTCATTTCCTTTCCAATCCGATTGTTCCGGCAATATTAAACATAGGCGGCCTTTGGCTCCTTTATACGACAAATTTATATAGTATGATGGTAAGTGTGATGTGGGTGCATGTGCTAGTGCATTTACACGTTTTTTTAGCGGGGTACTTTTTCGCTGCGACACTTATATACATCGATCCCATTCCGCATCGGTACAGCTACCTTTATCGTTCATTGATATTAATAGCTGCTTTGGCAGGACATAAAATTCTCTCTAAAGTCATTTATGCTTATCCGCCAGAGGGAGTTCCAAGAGCAGAGGCAGAAACTGGAGGCATGCTGATGTATTACGGAGGAGATGCAGTCGATATTTTAATCATTATTATTTTATGTTATCAGTGGTATCAATCGAAAAAAGAGAAAAAGATCAGCTATCCTGTACCGGGATGA
- a CDS encoding Ldh family oxidoreductase produces MTIHVSVEKLRWYCSEILKKNKIPEEEAEIIADSLVDANVIGVESHGVTRLADYLKRLENGIIENRTNLEIVKENVTTTLYDANNGWGQYAGKIAMQNAIQKAKKNGSAIVAVRNSNHFGTTSYFTRMATEENCIGIAMSNASSLMVSWGSKEPTLGTNPLSIAVPTNEHPAILDMATSNVARGKINLAVKNNQNIPEGWAITKDGEQTTDAAEALKGFLLPLGPKGSGLAMMIDIMTGVLTGALFGKDVPRMYDDPEPQQLGHLFIVLDIASFMDMDTFKQKMDDRIKQTTNSASAEGFEQVFMPGDIEQMKREDRYEKGIPLTQAIYEELSELGTPFDLNIKDIKM; encoded by the coding sequence ATGACGATACATGTTTCAGTAGAGAAGCTGAGATGGTACTGTAGCGAAATATTGAAAAAAAATAAAATACCGGAAGAAGAAGCAGAAATTATTGCTGACAGCTTGGTCGATGCTAATGTAATTGGAGTAGAATCGCATGGTGTTACCAGGTTAGCAGATTATTTAAAGCGGTTAGAAAACGGAATTATTGAAAATAGGACAAACCTTGAAATTGTAAAGGAAAACGTAACGACTACATTGTATGATGCAAATAATGGGTGGGGGCAGTATGCTGGTAAGATAGCAATGCAAAATGCCATTCAAAAAGCTAAAAAAAATGGCAGTGCGATTGTAGCAGTTCGAAATTCTAATCATTTTGGAACAACATCTTATTTCACGAGAATGGCGACAGAAGAGAATTGTATTGGAATAGCTATGTCAAATGCTTCTTCGCTCATGGTATCTTGGGGATCAAAAGAACCTACGCTCGGAACAAATCCGTTGTCAATTGCTGTGCCAACGAATGAACATCCAGCCATCTTGGATATGGCAACAAGTAATGTTGCCAGAGGAAAAATCAATCTGGCAGTGAAAAATAATCAGAATATTCCTGAAGGTTGGGCTATCACGAAAGATGGAGAACAAACAACAGATGCTGCAGAGGCATTAAAGGGTTTTCTTTTACCATTAGGACCAAAGGGATCTGGTTTGGCGATGATGATTGATATTATGACGGGTGTATTAACAGGAGCGTTGTTTGGAAAAGACGTTCCCCGGATGTACGATGACCCGGAACCGCAGCAGTTAGGCCATTTATTCATTGTATTAGATATTGCGAGTTTTATGGATATGGATACTTTCAAACAAAAAATGGATGATCGTATTAAACAAACGACAAACAGTGCATCTGCTGAAGGTTTTGAGCAAGTTTTTATGCCGGGTGATATTGAACAGATGAAGAGAGAAGATCGTTATGAGAAGGGAATACCTTTAACTCAGGCGATTTATGAAGAACTGAGTGAATTAGGTACTCCATTTGATTTAAATATAAAAGACATAAAAATGTAA
- a CDS encoding thiamine pyrophosphate-dependent enzyme, whose translation MITTVKGSQVLNGGQGIAEVLKVEEVEKVFCVPGESYLPLMDAIYDYSDIQLISTRHENGAAFMAEGYAKSTGKVGVCMATRGVGSTNLAVGIHTAHQDSTPMVIFVGQLRGNVREREGFQEIKLNEFYSHITKWSVEINDVKRVPELVHRAFRVAKSGRPGPVLVGLPIDMLYATSEMKFQKSMLPAPPSPNKEILKEANQLLANAEKPLIIAGGGVTGTRAHKELLELSELTSIPVMTSFRRHDAFPNDHPNYGGHVGLSAHPKIIETIQEADVILAIGMKFSQVFTQEYTLLKEHTKLIHIDINDQAVGKVYETEIGIVSDAKQALKELILLNRHETSKKLRDRAAYCQRIRKIYEEISLPRKQYREDFVDQEGMIYDLQELLPESAMIVNCAGNYTGWIHKYYQFTKPNTYLGPTSGAMGYSLPAALAAKLAYPDRKVVSIAGDGGFMMTVQELATSVQYNIPVIIIVVNNNMYGTIRMHQEKSFPKREIGTNLTNPNFTDLAKSFGIETYQARNNREFHRALQNAIKSDESVFVEVSADPNVISVSKTIEALQQNV comes from the coding sequence ATGATTACTACAGTTAAAGGAAGCCAAGTTTTAAACGGTGGGCAAGGTATTGCAGAAGTATTAAAGGTAGAGGAAGTAGAAAAAGTATTTTGTGTTCCTGGGGAAAGTTATTTGCCGCTAATGGATGCGATTTATGATTATTCAGATATACAGCTGATTTCTACACGCCACGAAAATGGAGCTGCTTTTATGGCGGAAGGGTATGCAAAATCAACGGGGAAAGTTGGAGTTTGTATGGCAACTAGGGGCGTGGGATCAACTAATCTTGCAGTTGGAATCCATACTGCCCATCAGGATTCGACCCCAATGGTCATTTTTGTCGGGCAGTTGCGTGGAAATGTGCGGGAAAGAGAAGGGTTTCAAGAAATCAAACTAAATGAATTTTATAGTCATATTACGAAATGGTCAGTAGAAATTAATGATGTGAAGCGTGTTCCGGAATTGGTACATAGAGCTTTCCGAGTAGCTAAATCAGGGCGCCCTGGTCCTGTATTGGTTGGATTGCCCATTGATATGTTGTATGCCACTTCAGAAATGAAATTTCAAAAATCTATGCTCCCGGCACCACCATCGCCAAATAAAGAAATTTTAAAGGAAGCGAATCAACTGCTAGCAAATGCAGAAAAACCTCTGATTATTGCAGGGGGAGGAGTAACAGGTACTCGTGCACACAAAGAGTTGCTTGAATTATCTGAATTGACTTCTATTCCAGTTATGACCAGTTTCAGAAGGCATGATGCATTTCCAAATGACCATCCTAATTATGGCGGACATGTTGGTTTAAGTGCTCATCCGAAAATAATAGAAACCATTCAGGAAGCAGATGTTATTTTAGCTATCGGGATGAAATTTTCACAAGTGTTCACTCAAGAATACACTTTGCTCAAAGAACATACGAAACTCATTCATATTGACATCAATGATCAGGCAGTAGGCAAGGTATATGAAACAGAAATTGGAATTGTTAGTGATGCGAAACAGGCTCTGAAAGAATTGATTCTTCTCAATCGTCACGAAACGTCAAAGAAATTAAGAGATAGAGCAGCATACTGTCAGCGTATCAGAAAGATTTATGAAGAGATTTCTTTGCCAAGAAAGCAATATCGTGAAGATTTTGTTGACCAGGAAGGAATGATTTATGATCTTCAGGAGCTTCTGCCAGAATCAGCAATGATCGTAAATTGTGCCGGTAATTATACAGGATGGATTCATAAATATTATCAGTTTACAAAACCCAACACCTATTTAGGTCCAACTTCCGGAGCAATGGGATACAGTTTGCCGGCCGCACTTGCCGCAAAACTGGCTTATCCAGATCGAAAGGTAGTTTCTATTGCTGGTGACGGCGGATTTATGATGACCGTTCAGGAGTTGGCAACAAGTGTCCAGTACAACATTCCCGTTATTATCATTGTTGTTAATAACAATATGTATGGAACAATTCGGATGCATCAGGAAAAATCATTTCCAAAAAGAGAAATTGGTACAAATTTAACCAACCCGAATTTTACGGATTTAGCTAAGTCTTTTGGGATAGAAACATATCAGGCACGAAATAATCGAGAATTTCATCGTGCTTTACAAAATGCTATAAAATCAGATGAAAGCGTTTTTGTAGAGGTGTCCGCAGATCCGAATGTGATCTCTGTCAGTAAGACTATCGAGGCTTTACAGCAAAATGTTTAA
- a CDS encoding iron-containing alcohol dehydrogenase yields the protein MLHRFLTPTEIILGKDSIKEIEGIIERENFQSALILTDKGIVQAGILPSLTNLLEEKCTYTIFDEVEPNPTDRVVEKAFSLFLKVKPDVLIAVGGGSSMDTAKAVGILATNGGEIIDFKGIDKVKAPITPIVAVPTTAGTGSEVTTTTVINDTKQILKYSIGGQHVAARWALLDPALTLTLPPHITAATGVDALTHAIEAYTSKKSYGLTDTLAVQAIRLIGENLRTAVFEGNNIEARQKMLEASLIAGIAFNNAKLGLCHALCNPLGAQFGVAHGVANSILLPRVTKFNLPAQLKKYAIVAQLLGENTDNCSVNEAAEKVVTAIEKLIIDVQLPFTLGEVGVDQKAVTQMVDECIDNPLIDINPRKATRDELIQIYKDCFH from the coding sequence ATGCTGCACCGTTTTTTAACACCAACGGAGATTATTCTTGGAAAGGATTCGATAAAAGAAATAGAAGGAATTATAGAACGGGAAAATTTTCAGAGTGCATTGATTTTAACAGATAAAGGTATTGTGCAAGCAGGTATTCTACCCTCTTTAACCAATTTATTAGAAGAAAAATGTACGTATACGATATTTGATGAAGTGGAACCGAATCCGACTGATAGAGTAGTTGAGAAAGCTTTTAGTTTGTTTTTGAAAGTAAAACCGGATGTGTTGATTGCTGTAGGTGGAGGCAGTTCTATGGATACAGCAAAAGCTGTAGGAATTCTTGCAACGAATGGTGGGGAGATTATTGATTTTAAAGGCATTGATAAAGTGAAAGCACCCATTACACCAATTGTTGCTGTACCTACAACAGCTGGCACAGGCAGTGAAGTAACGACGACAACCGTTATCAACGACACGAAACAAATTCTAAAATATTCCATAGGCGGACAGCATGTAGCAGCAAGATGGGCTCTTTTAGACCCTGCATTGACTTTAACACTACCGCCGCATATTACAGCTGCTACAGGTGTTGATGCACTGACACATGCGATAGAAGCATATACTTCCAAAAAATCATACGGTTTAACAGATACACTCGCAGTCCAGGCGATTCGTTTGATTGGAGAAAATCTGCGAACAGCTGTTTTTGAAGGAAATAATATAGAAGCTCGTCAAAAGATGTTGGAAGCCAGTTTAATAGCAGGAATTGCTTTCAATAATGCCAAATTAGGATTATGCCATGCCTTATGCAATCCACTAGGGGCCCAATTTGGTGTAGCGCATGGAGTTGCCAATTCTATTTTACTGCCGAGAGTAACAAAATTTAATCTTCCTGCACAATTAAAGAAGTATGCAATAGTTGCGCAATTATTAGGTGAGAATACAGATAATTGTTCGGTGAACGAAGCGGCAGAAAAAGTGGTCACTGCAATTGAAAAGCTGATTATCGATGTGCAGCTTCCTTTTACACTAGGCGAAGTAGGAGTGGATCAGAAAGCTGTTACCCAAATGGTGGATGAATGTATTGATAATCCGTTAATAGATATTAATCCTCGCAAAGCAACTCGGGATGAATTGATTCAGATTTATAAAGATTGCTTTCACTAG